A part of Saimiri boliviensis isolate mSaiBol1 chromosome 11, mSaiBol1.pri, whole genome shotgun sequence genomic DNA contains:
- the LOC120363152 gene encoding transport and Golgi organization protein 1 homolog isoform X2: MDSVPATVSSLPDTLGDWELLGPLSVLYTAFIAKLLELVSTLPDDVQPGPDFYGLPWKPVLITAFLGIASVAVFFWRTILVVKSRVYQVTEQQISEKLKIIMKENTELVQKLSNYEQKIEESKKHIQETRKQNMILSDKAIKFKDKIKTLEKNNEILGDIAKNLRVTLESEREQNVKNQDLISENKKSIEKLKDVISMNASEFSEVQIALNEAKLSEEKVKCECHRVQEENARLQKKKEQLQQEIEDWSKLHAELSEQLKSFEKSQKDLEVALTHKDNNIIALTNCIMQLNRLECESESEGQNKGGNDSDELTNGEVAGDRNEKMKNQIKQMMDVSQTQTAISVVEEDLKHLQLKLRASMSTKCNLEDRSKKLEDDRNSLLSAKDGLEDGCRTLRQKGEILNELYQQKEMALQKKLSQEEYERQEREQKLSAANEKAVSAAEEVKTYKWRIEEMEDQLQKTDWLFKNQIITHEKKAHENWLKARAAERAIAEEKMEATSLRHKLLELSQKMTLLQKEPVIVKQMPRRRNTKNHPQRGPLSQNGSFGPSPVSGGECSRPLTVEPPVRPLSATLSQRDMPRSELGSVDGPLSHPQWSAEESGKPSPSDAGSGPAAMMNNGSRGSSPTRAMDEGKQTVLQEPEVPSVLSIASSAEHPVAGHTTPRGPPPFPGVPLMSTPMGGPVPPPIPYGPPPQLCGPFGPRPIPPPFGPGSRPPLRLREFAPGKWELPLHPREFLPGHAPFGPLGPLGPREYFIPGTQLPPPIHVPQDYPPPPATRGLLLPCSRDEPPLASQSTSQDCSVALK, from the exons gTAAAGAGTAGAGTATATCAAG ttactGAACAGCAGATTTCTGAGAAGTTGAAGattattatgaaagaaaatacagaacttGTACAGAAATTGTCAAATTATGAACAGAAG ATTGAGGAATCAAAGAAACATATTCAAGAAACCAGGAAACAAAATATGATTCTCTCTGATAAAGCCATTAAATTTAAG GATAAAATCAAgacacttgaaaaaaataatgaaattctggGCGACATAGCTAAAAATCTTCGTGTTACATTAGAATCTGAGAGAGAACAGAATGTCAAGAATCAGGATTTG atatcagaaaacaagaaatctaTAGAGAAGTTAAAAGATGTTATTTCCATGAATGCTTCAGAATTTTCAGAG GTTCAAATTGCACTTAACGAAGCTAAGCTTAGTGAAGAGAAAGTGAAGTGTGAATGCCATCGGGTTCAAGAAGAAAATGCTAggcttcagaagaaaaaagagcag TTGCAGCAGGAAATTGAAGACTGGAGTAAATTACATGCCGAGCTCAGTGAGCAACTCAAATCATTTGAAAAGTCTCAGAAAGATTTGGAAGTAGCTCTTACTCACAAGGATAACAATATTATT GCTTTGACTAATTGCATTATGCAGTTGAATCGATTAGAGTGTGAATCTGAATCTGAGGGTcaaaataaaggaggaaatgaTTCAGATGAATTAACAAATGGAGAAGTGGCAG gtgaCCGAAATGAGAAGATGAAAAATCAAATTAAGCAGATGATGGATGTCTCTCAG ACACAGACTGCAATATCGGTAGTTGAAGAGGATCTAAAACATTTACAACTTAAGCTAAGAGCCTCCATGTCCACTAAATGTAACCTGGAAG ACAGGTCAAAGAAATTGGAAGATGACCGCAACTCACTGCTATCTGCCAAAGATGGGCTGGAAGATGGGTGCAGAACCCTGAGGCAGAAAGGGGAGATTCTGAATGAACTGTATCAGCAGAAGGAGATGGCTTTGCAAAA GAAATTAAGTCAAGAAGAGTATGAGCGACAGGAAAGAGAGCAGAAGCTATCAGCTGCCAATGAAAAGGCAGTTTCGGCTGCAGAGGAAGTAAAAACTTACAA GTGGAGAATAGAAGAAATGGAGGATCAATTACAGAAAACAGACTGGTTATTTAAAAACCAG ATCATTACCCATGAGAAGAAAGCTCATGAAAACTgg CTCAAAGCTCGTGCTGCAGAAAGAGCTATAGCtgaagagaaaatggaagctACCAGCTTGAGACACAA ATTATTGGAATTATCGCAAAAGATGACATTGCTTCAAAAAGAACCTGTGATTGTAAAACAAATGCCGAGAAGACGAAATACAAAAAACCATCCCCAGAGAG GTCCCCTGAGCCAGAATGGCTCTTTTGGCCCATCCCCTGTGAGTGGTGGAGAATGCTCCCGTCCATTGACCGTGGAGCCACCTGTGAGACCACTCTCTGCTACTCTCAGTCAAAGAGATATGCCTAGAAGTGAATTGG GATCTGTGGACGGGCCTCTGTCTCATCCTCAATGGTCAGCTGAGGAATCTGGGAAACCCTCTCCTTCTG ATGCAGGATCTGGTCCAGCTGCCATGATGAACAATGGCTCAAGAGGCTCTTCCCCTACCAGGGCGATGGATGAAGGCAAG caaACTGTTCTCCAAGAGCCTGAAGTCCCCTCAGTTCTCAGCATTGCATCTTCAGCTGAGCATCCGGTAGCA GGTCATACGACTCCAAGAGGGCCCCCTCCTTTCCCAGGAGTCCCTCTGATGAGCACCCCCATGGGAGGCCCTGTACCACCACCCATTCCATATGGACCACCACCTCAGCTCTGTGGACCTTTCGGGCCTCGGCCAATTCCTCCGCCCTTTG gcCCTGGTTCTCGTCCACCACTACGCTTAAGAGAATTTGCACCAGGAAAATGGGAGCTGCCACTCCACCCTCGGGAATTTTTACCAGGACATGCACCATTTGGACCTTTAGGTCCTCTTGGTCCAAGAGAGTACTTTATTCCTGGTACCCAGTTGCCACCCCCAATCCATGTTCCCCAGGATTACCCACCACCACCTGCCACAAGAGGCTTACTGTTGCCATGCTCTAGAGATGAGCCTCCTCTGGCTTCTCAGAGCACTAGTCAGGACTGTTCAGTGGCTTTAAAGTAG